The following are encoded together in the Streptomyces sp. NBC_00358 genome:
- a CDS encoding beta-N-acetylhexosaminidase, with translation MSGGRRRAPRRRTGRNGRAGLVAGGLAVAGVVAVAVAVWPGGDGQSTGARVPSADRSQAVSAGRAPAATPSPTRSYPLSKAPRTIPAVREHIAAHGPGWRPASGARVVVDNGGLADEGKLLAGELKLTYAGRTGAKAGDVELGLDKGTAGPESYTLTVKNSRVKITGPAEAGVFYGTRTLKQEVHGGGTAPEGVVRDRPAKPFRGFMLDIARKHFTAAWIEDRVRELGDLKYNELGLHFSDDQGFRIQSDTHPEIVSQQHLTKAEVRRILALAASRHITVVPEIDSPGHLGAVIAAHPDLQLRNASGTPVRGAVDISKPAAAALVDDLLNEYAGLFPGAYWHLGGDEYQALTVANPAASFPQLATAARNKYGAGATVADLTTGWLNDRAKLVHGHGRTARAWNDGFFRGGTVQADGGLQVAYWTGKEIGARPPIEYLSAGRKVINYNDEFLYYVLGEPQTFVYPTGQRIYEQWTPLVLRGTTPVPAKYDPQILGASFAVWCDLSGSQTQDQVAAGIRMPLRALTQKLWDPRTPPLSWTQFKALANQLG, from the coding sequence GTGAGTGGTGGCAGGCGGCGGGCGCCGCGACGGCGGACAGGGCGGAACGGGCGGGCCGGGCTCGTCGCGGGCGGTCTGGCGGTCGCCGGTGTCGTCGCGGTGGCCGTGGCGGTCTGGCCCGGCGGTGACGGGCAGTCGACCGGGGCACGGGTGCCGTCCGCCGACCGGTCGCAGGCCGTGTCCGCCGGCCGCGCGCCCGCGGCCACTCCCTCGCCGACCCGGAGCTACCCCCTCTCCAAGGCCCCTCGAACCATTCCGGCCGTGCGGGAGCACATCGCGGCCCACGGCCCCGGCTGGCGCCCGGCCTCCGGAGCCCGCGTGGTCGTGGACAACGGCGGCCTCGCCGACGAGGGCAAGCTGCTCGCCGGTGAGCTCAAGCTGACGTACGCGGGGCGGACGGGTGCCAAGGCCGGCGACGTCGAACTGGGCCTCGACAAGGGGACCGCGGGCCCGGAGTCGTACACCCTCACCGTCAAGAACAGCCGGGTCAAGATCACCGGACCCGCCGAGGCCGGTGTCTTCTACGGCACGCGCACCCTCAAGCAGGAGGTGCACGGCGGCGGTACGGCGCCGGAGGGAGTCGTACGCGACCGGCCCGCGAAGCCGTTCCGCGGATTCATGCTCGACATCGCGCGCAAGCACTTCACGGCCGCCTGGATCGAGGACCGGGTCCGCGAGCTCGGGGACCTGAAGTACAACGAGCTCGGCCTGCACTTCTCCGACGACCAGGGCTTCCGCATCCAGTCCGACACGCACCCCGAGATCGTGTCGCAGCAGCACCTGACGAAGGCGGAGGTGCGCCGGATCCTCGCCCTGGCGGCGAGCCGGCACATCACCGTCGTGCCCGAGATCGACTCGCCGGGACACCTCGGCGCGGTCATCGCGGCGCACCCCGACCTCCAACTGCGCAACGCGTCGGGCACGCCCGTCCGAGGCGCCGTCGACATCTCCAAGCCCGCCGCGGCCGCCCTCGTCGACGACCTGCTCAACGAGTACGCCGGTCTCTTCCCCGGCGCCTACTGGCACCTCGGCGGCGACGAGTACCAGGCCCTGACGGTGGCGAACCCGGCGGCGTCCTTCCCGCAGCTCGCCACCGCCGCCAGGAACAAGTACGGAGCGGGCGCGACCGTCGCCGACCTCACGACCGGCTGGCTCAACGACCGCGCCAAGCTGGTCCACGGGCACGGCCGGACGGCACGGGCCTGGAACGACGGCTTCTTCCGAGGGGGCACCGTCCAGGCGGACGGCGGTCTCCAGGTGGCGTACTGGACCGGCAAGGAGATCGGGGCCCGGCCGCCGATCGAGTATCTGAGCGCCGGACGCAAGGTCATCAACTACAACGACGAGTTCCTCTACTACGTCCTCGGCGAGCCCCAGACCTTCGTCTACCCGACCGGGCAGCGCATCTACGAGCAGTGGACCCCCCTCGTCCTGCGCGGTACGACGCCGGTCCCCGCGAAGTACGACCCCCAGATCCTCGGCGCGTCCTTCGCGGTCTGGTGCGACCTCTCGGGCTCGCAGACCCAGGACCAGGTCGCGGCGGGCATCCGTATGCCGCTGCGCGCCCTGACCCAGAAACTGTGGGATCCGCGCACGCCGCCCCTGTCCTGGACCCAGTTCAAGGCACTGGCGAACCAGTTGGGCTGA
- a CDS encoding 2-oxo-4-hydroxy-4-carboxy-5-ureidoimidazoline decarboxylase: MLTGRRASPSHRRGPTLTSHRLPRLPGQVALPEQKSAAPSPARLDGFNSAPADAVTRALLTCCRSLRWVHRLADHRPYPDLGALLAAADEAAYDLTPDDLAEALAGESLTLLPDGAYSAAHTALSAAHAAYESRFGHVFVICLDGFAPGEALDQVLIGIRSRLTNDPEEERVVAADELRGLARGRLTRLVRQFAHEQRTAEIGRP, translated from the coding sequence ATGCTCACCGGACGTCGCGCCTCTCCATCCCACCGCCGAGGACCTACGCTGACGTCGCACCGTCTCCCACGCCTCCCCGGCCAGGTCGCCCTCCCCGAGCAGAAGAGCGCGGCGCCGTCCCCGGCCCGCCTCGACGGGTTCAACTCCGCACCCGCAGATGCGGTCACCCGCGCGCTGCTCACTTGTTGCCGCAGCCTGCGCTGGGTCCACCGTCTGGCCGACCACCGCCCCTATCCGGATCTCGGCGCCCTGCTGGCCGCGGCCGACGAGGCGGCGTACGACCTGACCCCCGACGACCTGGCCGAAGCCCTGGCCGGTGAGTCACTCACCCTGCTCCCGGACGGCGCGTACTCCGCCGCCCACACCGCGCTGAGCGCCGCGCACGCCGCGTACGAGAGTCGATTCGGACATGTATTCGTCATCTGTCTGGACGGATTCGCCCCCGGGGAGGCCCTCGACCAGGTGCTCATCGGAATCCGGTCGCGCCTGACGAACGACCCCGAGGAGGAGCGGGTCGTCGCCGCCGACGAACTGCGCGGACTCGCCCGCGGACGACTGACCCGCCTCGTCCGTCAGTTCGCCCACGAGCAGCGAACCGCCGAGATCGGGCGTCCGTAA
- the sdhC gene encoding succinate dehydrogenase, cytochrome b556 subunit: protein MPAGTLYRGREGMWSWVAHRVTGVLIFFFLFVHVLDTALVRVSPEDYDKVVSTYKTPIVALLEYGLVAAILFHALNGLRVIAVDFWSKGPRYQKQMLWSVVGIWVVLMFGALYPVLGHAFREVFGS from the coding sequence GTGCCGGCTGGAACGCTGTACCGCGGCCGGGAAGGAATGTGGTCCTGGGTGGCTCATCGAGTCACCGGCGTCCTCATCTTCTTCTTCCTGTTCGTACACGTGCTGGACACCGCTCTCGTCCGTGTCTCCCCCGAGGACTACGACAAGGTCGTGTCCACGTACAAGACGCCGATCGTCGCGCTGTTGGAGTACGGCCTCGTGGCCGCCATTCTCTTCCACGCGCTCAACGGCCTGCGTGTCATCGCCGTCGATTTCTGGTCCAAGGGCCCGCGCTACCAGAAGCAGATGCTCTGGTCCGTCGTCGGTATCTGGGTCGTGCTGATGTTCGGGGCCCTGTACCCCGTCCTCGGTCACGCATTCCGCGAAGTATTCGGGAGCTGA
- a CDS encoding succinate dehydrogenase hydrophobic membrane anchor subunit has product MSTTDTAASGIGPVEGAGEFPAYSVDNPAPFIEAPRKRTKKTPKSTRGNFEMYGWLFMRLSGIVLVVLVLGHLLIQLVLDGGVSKIGFAFVAGRWASPWWQAWDLAMLWLAMLHGSNGLRTVINDYAERAGTRLWLKGLLYTATVFTILLGTLVIFTFDPNIR; this is encoded by the coding sequence ATGTCCACTACTGACACCGCCGCTTCCGGTATCGGCCCTGTAGAGGGTGCCGGAGAATTCCCGGCCTACAGCGTCGACAACCCGGCCCCGTTCATCGAGGCCCCGCGCAAGCGCACCAAGAAGACCCCGAAGTCGACCCGCGGCAACTTCGAGATGTACGGCTGGCTCTTCATGCGCCTGTCCGGCATCGTCCTGGTCGTCCTGGTCCTCGGCCACCTGCTGATCCAGCTCGTCCTCGACGGCGGCGTCTCCAAGATCGGCTTCGCCTTCGTGGCCGGCCGCTGGGCGAGCCCGTGGTGGCAGGCCTGGGACCTCGCGATGCTGTGGCTCGCCATGCTGCACGGCTCCAACGGCCTGCGTACCGTCATCAACGACTACGCGGAACGCGCGGGCACGCGCCTGTGGCTGAAGGGCCTGCTGTACACCGCCACGGTGTTCACGATTCTGCTGGGCACGCTGGTGATCTTCACCTTCGACCCGAACATCCGCTAG